The Bacillota bacterium genomic interval TGAGTAGGCGGCGAGCACGCCCCCGGCCAGAGCCGCGTCGGCCCCCAGGGCGGTGAGGTAGGTGGAAAGAAAGGGAAAGAGGCCGAGCATGGCCGCGAAGGCGGCAAAGACCGCCAGCCCCACTCCGGGTTCAGCCCCCTCGTTCGGGCCCTCCCCTGAGGACCCGGTAACGCAGGTAAAGTTCGCTCGCATGCCAGTTGACGCTCAACAGTTCAAGCTCAGGGAACGGCTGCAGCAACCGTTCCCCCTCCACCACGGAGAGATCCCGGGCGCTTCCGGCCACGAACGGCGCCACGGTCAGGAAAAGCTCGTCCACGCATCCGGCCTCGAAGAACGCCGCGTTGAGCGTGGGGCCGCCCTCGCTCAAGAGGATGCGGACGCCGAACTCCCCGGCCAGGCACCTGAGCACGCCGGGAACGTCCACAGGGCCGGCCCGCACTTGCGCGACCTGGCGCAGGCGTTCGACGGTGTCGGGGCGGGCGGCAGGCCCCACGAAGACGAGGGGGCGGCGCGGGGGTTCACGGAAGAGGGGCGTGTCGAGGGGGAGCTCGCCGGAGCCGCTGATGATCACGAAAAGCGGCACCTCCGCCACCCCCGCGGCTTTACGCCGCTCCCGGGCCCCGGGGACCACGTGAGGGTAGTACGGCGAGCGCCGCACCGTCCCGGCTCCGCGCACCACCGCGTCCACGCAGGTCCGCAGCCGCACCATCAACGCCCGGTCGACCGGGCTGCCGATGGCGCGCTCGTGGCGCCCGCCGTCCAGGGTGGTCTTGCCGTCGGCAGTCATCACCATGTTGAGCGCAACGTAGGGGCGATCGGGAGGCGGAGAAGGCCACCTGATGCCGTCGTAGATGGCCTCGGGGGCAGGCTCCAGGGCGCCGGGTCCACTCACTCAGTTCGCCTCAGGTCGCCGCAGAGAAGCCTGCGCAACGGCATGCCGTGGGCCACGGCGGCCCGTTCCTCACGGCGCTTCTCCCAGAGGCGGTCGAGCTCCATCGTGATCTGGCTGATGCGCTCCCGATCCTGGTCGGACAGGTGCCCCTTCGACCAGAGCGCCAGCCGCTCCGCCGCCAGATCGTTGATCCGCCTGAGAATGTCCGACTGACGCTCCAAGAGCACCGACCTCCTGCAACATGCGAGATCCTCTTTTCAGTATTCTTTCCGGGGCAGGCGCCGTCAAGAAGAGGAGGGCGGCCGGGCATGCGGCGTTGCGCCGTGCGTTACGATAAACGTGTGAAGGGCTTTACGCGCGCCCTGGCCGTCGCCGCGACTGCCGCCCTGCTTGTCCCTGCGCTCGGAGCCCGGGCCGGGCAGGCGCTGCCGGACGGCGCGGCGCCGAAGACCGTCCGCTTCTGGGTGCCTGCCCGGGGCGGATACCTCGCCACCTGGCGCGAGGCGGCCCGCAGGGCGCAGCAGGCGCACCCGGACGTGCAGATACGGGTCGAACCCATGTGGGGGGACTATACGGCCCGCCTCACCCTGGCCCTCGCCGAGCGCCAGGCGCCCGACCTCGTGGTCGTGGACCCCACGCTCGCCGCCCGTCTGGCTTCCCGGGGGTGGCTGGCCGACGTGACCGGCGTGGTGGCCTCCTACACTCCCCCCGCCGCCGCCCTCCAGGCGTTCACCTGGCACGGGCGGGTCTATGCCGTACCCGGATTCCTCGACCCCGTGCTGCTTTATGCGAACGCCGAGCACCTGGCGGCTGCGGGCCTGGAGCCCCCCTCGACCTCGTGGAACTGGGACCGCCTGCTCGAGGCGGGCAGGCAGCTGGTGAGTTCGGGGACGTCCCGGTGGGCCATGGGGGTGAACGGGTGGCCGCCGCTGGCTATGTTCATCTGGCAGGCCGGGGGCGCGCTGCTCGAACCGCCCGGCCAGCCCTGGAGCGGGGACGCTGCCGTGCTGGAGGCCGCCCGCTATTACCGCCGCTTCATCGACGAAGGCCTGAGCCCTCCGGCCCCCGCAAGCTGGCAGCGGCCGCCGGAGGTCCTCTTCCGCACGGCCGAGGCCGCCTTCATGATGGGCCTGTTCTCCGATCCCCTGGAGGTGCCGGGCGCGCCCTCGCCGTTCCGGCCGGGGGAACCCCCGGTCGCCGGTGGCCGCGCTTTTGCCGTCCGGATCGCGCCCGTGCCGGCAGGGCCTGTATCGCGGGCCACGTGGGCCTGGGTCGAGGGGGCCGCCGTGCCGGAACCGGCAACTCCCGATGCGCTCGCGGCGCTTGAGTACCTCGCCGAGGCGCTGCACTCCCTGGGCTGGCGGCCGCACGTGCCGGGACGCGCGGACGCGCAGGCGGCGGCGGACGCGGCCCTCCCGTTCGCCCGCACCCTGCCGGCGGTTCCGGCCTTCCTGGAATTCGATGCGGTCTTCTGGGACCACCTGGTCGTGCCCCTCGTCCGGGACGGTCCCGTGGACGCCGCCACCTTGCTGCAGCGGGCATGGCCGCACCTGCAGCAAATCCTCCAGCGCCCGGTCTCCCCGTAGGCGCGCTTTCCCATCGCGGCGTGCCCTCTCAACCCGGCATTTCCTGACCCGGCATTTCCTGGAGGAGGGGCGGGGATGGGTAGCGAATGCTGTTTCTACTTCTTTTCCGACACTGAATGACGTTCTCGTGGTGGCAACTGACGTGAGCAACTCTATCCGGACGGGGAGGGGTTGGTTTTCATGCGGAGTTCTGGAAGGCTGTCGGGACCGGCGTTCACCGTTGTGGTCGTGTTGGCCATCGCGCTCGCCACGGCGTTGAGCGCCGCGGCCGCGGAAATTCCGGTCGGGGTCAACGCGGAGCTTACCGGCAGCATCCCGGTGGTCGGCCAGTCGTGCGTGAATGCGGCCCGCATGGCGGTGGACGAAGTCAACCAGGGCGGAGGGCTTTTGGTCGGCGGCCAGCGCTACACCATCCGCCTCTTCGTTGAGGACAACGAGGACAAGGCCCAGTCGGCCGTGGCGGCCGCGCAGAAGCTTTACTCCCAGAACAGCGTGATTGCCATGATCGGCCCCAACGCCAGCCGCAACGCGGTACCGGCCGCCGACATCGCCGAATCGGAAAGGGCCCCCATGATCACGCCCTGGTCCACCAACCCCAACACCACCAAGAACAAGTCGTACGTCTTCCGCGCCGCCTTCACCGACGACTTCCAGGGCCGCGTGGTCGCCTCGTTTGCCCGCCAGCAGTTCAAGGCGCAGAGGGCGGCCGTCTTGTATGACGTGGCCAGCGAGTACAACAAGGGTATCGCTGAGGTGTTCCGCAAGAGCTTCACCGACCTCGGCGGCCAGGTCGTGGCGTTTGAGACCTACACCACCGGCGACAAGGACTTCCTGTCGCAGCTGACCAAGATCAGGGCGGCCCGGCCGGAGGTCCTCTTCCTGCCCAACTACTACAGCGAGGTGCCGCTGCAGGTTCAGCAGGCCCACCTAGTGGGGCTCAACATTCCCAT includes:
- a CDS encoding dihydrofolate reductase family protein; protein product: MSGPGALEPAPEAIYDGIRWPSPPPDRPYVALNMVMTADGKTTLDGGRHERAIGSPVDRALMVRLRTCVDAVVRGAGTVRRSPYYPHVVPGARERRKAAGVAEVPLFVIISGSGELPLDTPLFREPPRRPLVFVGPAARPDTVERLRQVAQVRAGPVDVPGVLRCLAGEFGVRILLSEGGPTLNAAFFEAGCVDELFLTVAPFVAGSARDLSVVEGERLLQPFPELELLSVNWHASELYLRYRVLRGGPERGG
- a CDS encoding ABC transporter substrate-binding protein, whose amino-acid sequence is MRSSGRLSGPAFTVVVVLAIALATALSAAAAEIPVGVNAELTGSIPVVGQSCVNAARMAVDEVNQGGGLLVGGQRYTIRLFVEDNEDKAQSAVAAAQKLYSQNSVIAMIGPNASRNAVPAADIAESERAPMITPWSTNPNTTKNKSYVFRAAFTDDFQGRVVASFARQQFKAQRAAVLYDVASEYNKGIAEVFRKSFTDLGGQVVAFETYTTGDKDFLSQLTKIRAARPEVLFLPNYYSEVPLQVQQAHLVGLNIPIIGSDSWGFPDLIKLGGADMEGLMYTTHYAPDIATPAAQAFIKRYEARYGSVPDDVAALTYDSFQLLFMALQKAGKVDRQAVRDALASIERYDGVTGTMQFRGTGDPIKSAVVIQIKDGQFKYFATATP
- a CDS encoding extracellular solute-binding protein, translating into MRRCAVRYDKRVKGFTRALAVAATAALLVPALGARAGQALPDGAAPKTVRFWVPARGGYLATWREAARRAQQAHPDVQIRVEPMWGDYTARLTLALAERQAPDLVVVDPTLAARLASRGWLADVTGVVASYTPPAAALQAFTWHGRVYAVPGFLDPVLLYANAEHLAAAGLEPPSTSWNWDRLLEAGRQLVSSGTSRWAMGVNGWPPLAMFIWQAGGALLEPPGQPWSGDAAVLEAARYYRRFIDEGLSPPAPASWQRPPEVLFRTAEAAFMMGLFSDPLEVPGAPSPFRPGEPPVAGGRAFAVRIAPVPAGPVSRATWAWVEGAAVPEPATPDALAALEYLAEALHSLGWRPHVPGRADAQAAADAALPFARTLPAVPAFLEFDAVFWDHLVVPLVRDGPVDAATLLQRAWPHLQQILQRPVSP